From a region of the Paenibacillus segetis genome:
- a CDS encoding phosphatidylinositol kinase, with protein sequence MEPNNYQQICWTCMNKYVGIQTTDGKAHDGFIAHVDQDYVTLAIPSDEMIDRLTGMPAQESTYRQFGFHPGFFPRRRFFHRRIPFFGIRDLFLLPFFF encoded by the coding sequence ATGGAACCTAATAATTATCAACAGATTTGCTGGACTTGTATGAATAAGTACGTTGGCATACAAACAACAGATGGTAAGGCGCATGACGGGTTTATCGCTCACGTAGACCAAGATTATGTTACCCTTGCTATCCCAAGTGATGAAATGATTGATCGCTTAACTGGAATGCCTGCTCAGGAATCTACTTATAGACAATTTGGTTTCCACCCCGGATTTTTCCCAAGACGTCGATTTTTTCATCGCCGTATCCCTTTTTTCGGAATTAGAGATCTCTTTTTGCTTCCATTTTTCTTCTAA
- a CDS encoding aspartyl-phosphate phosphatase Spo0E family protein, translating to MDQLKQLLIQIEQLRQQLNDLHQNKNFTDPEVIIASQMLDAVLNEYYRLMQIKSKNDPS from the coding sequence ATGGATCAACTCAAGCAATTACTCATCCAAATTGAACAATTACGTCAACAATTAAATGATTTACACCAAAACAAAAATTTCACTGATCCTGAAGTTATTATTGCCAGTCAAATGTTAGACGCGGTCCTAAATGAGTATTATCGGCTAATGCAGATCAAATCCAAGAATGATCCTAGTTAG
- a CDS encoding HD domain-containing protein, giving the protein MNESIRLHQQIEFIREIDKLKAVLRQSLLMDASRQENDAEHTWHLAVMAMIMLEYAAEPRPDLTKVIKMLLIHDIVEIDAGDTFAYDEAGHNDKFQREQLAANRIFGLLPSDQGDELMSLWLEFEAGETMESRYAATIDRLQPLLHNYYTCGASWRKHGVRSSQVLKRITQMAIPAPALHDYAVWLVGDAVAKGYLAE; this is encoded by the coding sequence ATGAATGAATCAATTCGTTTACATCAACAAATTGAATTTATACGAGAAATCGATAAGCTTAAAGCTGTCTTACGTCAATCCCTGCTCATGGATGCTTCGAGGCAAGAAAATGATGCTGAGCATACTTGGCACCTAGCTGTCATGGCAATGATTATGCTGGAATATGCAGCAGAACCTCGTCCAGATCTGACAAAAGTGATTAAAATGTTGCTTATTCATGACATTGTTGAAATTGATGCAGGCGATACGTTTGCGTATGACGAGGCAGGGCATAATGATAAGTTTCAACGAGAGCAACTGGCGGCTAATCGCATTTTTGGACTGCTTCCAAGTGATCAAGGAGATGAGCTGATGTCGCTTTGGCTGGAATTTGAAGCAGGGGAGACTATGGAGTCGCGATATGCGGCCACGATTGATCGCCTGCAACCATTGTTACACAATTACTATACGTGCGGAGCATCTTGGCGTAAACATGGTGTCAGAAGCTCTCAGGTGCTGAAACGGATAACCCAAATGGCCATCCCTGCACCAGCACTGCATGATTACGCTGTATGGCTTGTTGGTGATGCTGTTGCAAAAGGATATTTAGCGGAGTAG
- a CDS encoding ferritin-like domain-containing protein gives MFSYYPLYYGGRSDTHNQQINYQNSLFLINQSVQGEKNDELFYDELIRMAPTVDQQNIIISIRDDERKHNVMFRDIYRSLTGREVTGISNEEFIKPSSYLEGIQKALFGELSAVEKYREIWKGLPVGPYRDALFEIILDELKHSSKYNYLFTLNSVLSK, from the coding sequence ATGTTTAGTTACTATCCACTATATTATGGGGGACGTTCGGATACTCACAATCAGCAAATTAATTATCAGAATTCTTTATTCCTCATTAATCAATCCGTCCAAGGTGAGAAGAACGATGAACTGTTTTATGATGAATTAATCCGGATGGCACCTACTGTTGATCAACAGAACATCATCATCTCAATAAGAGATGATGAAAGGAAACACAATGTCATGTTTCGGGACATCTATCGTTCATTAACCGGACGAGAAGTAACAGGTATCAGCAATGAAGAATTCATTAAACCTTCCTCCTATTTAGAAGGAATTCAGAAGGCTTTATTCGGTGAGTTATCTGCAGTCGAGAAGTATAGAGAAATTTGGAAAGGTCTACCTGTTGGACCATATAGAGACGCTCTCTTTGAGATTATTCTAGATGAGTTGAAACATTCAAGTAAATATAATTACCTATTCACTCTAAATAGTGTCCTCTCTAAATAG
- the gpmA gene encoding 2,3-diphosphoglycerate-dependent phosphoglycerate mutase: MYKLVLVRHGESEWNKSNLFTGWTDVDLSEKGVEEAMAAGKLLKEENLVFDVAYTSYLRRAIKTLHYILDTMNLLWIPTYKTWQLNERHYGALQGLSKLTTAQKYGDEQVRLWRRSYDVLPPALTKDDERYPRNEDKYRDVPDQLIPLAESLKETVVRVQDYWEKEIAPQIMNGKHVIISAHGNSLRALIKYLDNLSNEEIIDLNIPTGIPLVYTLDEQLHPIEKYYLGSEEHIQHKLEQVAHPDTIME, translated from the coding sequence ATGTATAAATTAGTGCTTGTAAGACATGGAGAAAGCGAATGGAACAAATCGAATCTTTTTACCGGCTGGACAGATGTTGATTTGTCTGAAAAAGGCGTTGAAGAAGCAATGGCAGCAGGTAAGCTGCTTAAAGAGGAGAATTTAGTGTTTGATGTTGCTTATACTTCTTACTTGAGACGTGCGATCAAAACATTACATTACATCCTTGATACTATGAATTTATTATGGATTCCTACCTATAAGACATGGCAACTTAATGAACGTCATTATGGTGCGCTACAAGGATTAAGTAAGCTGACTACTGCACAGAAATATGGTGATGAACAAGTTAGACTGTGGCGTAGAAGTTACGATGTATTGCCTCCGGCACTAACGAAGGACGATGAACGATATCCTCGCAATGAAGATAAGTACCGAGATGTTCCTGATCAGTTGATTCCGCTAGCTGAGAGCCTTAAGGAAACGGTTGTCCGAGTACAGGATTATTGGGAGAAGGAGATCGCTCCTCAGATCATGAATGGCAAGCATGTCATTATTTCAGCTCACGGTAATAGTTTGAGAGCCTTGATTAAATACTTGGACAATTTGAGCAATGAGGAGATTATTGATCTTAATATTCCAACCGGAATTCCTTTGGTATATACCTTAGACGAACAACTACATCCTATTGAGAAATATTATCTTGGTAGTGAGGAACATATCCAGCACAAATTAGAGCAAGTAGCTCATCCCGATACCATTATGGAATAA
- a CDS encoding GNAT family N-acetyltransferase, producing the protein MPLLGELYNAVTSRENAVFWWVGDQDNWVNVYCASENGKMVAKGQVSIINIVPPGRSTDSKHSIYVNLKTIPEREYDFILMEQVYQYLYSRALHLKESLSKDYETILCVGNNLSEIANNQYFNNEKGFQHLNSLYTMERNLSDLIPTLQLSEDLHLMNWKMQTPSEEQEYLELDAEIWPDTPLGFERLSEYKGNPLWTAIVVREVTSSTIVGSLMVWQEEDNGVIEDVFVREPWRHRGVAKYMLITALNYLKDHEQQSVRLMALTTNDSALSLYESVGFVRVKEEIRYFTELR; encoded by the coding sequence ATGCCCTTACTTGGTGAATTATACAACGCAGTAACCTCAAGGGAAAACGCGGTATTTTGGTGGGTTGGTGATCAAGATAACTGGGTTAATGTATATTGTGCATCTGAGAATGGCAAAATGGTGGCTAAAGGGCAAGTTAGTATTATTAATATTGTTCCACCTGGTCGTTCTACCGACAGCAAGCATTCAATCTATGTTAATTTAAAAACGATTCCCGAAAGAGAATATGACTTTATCTTGATGGAACAAGTCTATCAATATCTTTATTCGCGTGCTTTGCATTTAAAAGAGTCTTTATCAAAGGATTATGAAACCATACTTTGTGTGGGGAATAATTTATCAGAGATTGCCAACAATCAATATTTCAATAATGAAAAGGGTTTCCAACATTTGAACAGCCTGTATACAATGGAACGCAATTTAAGTGATCTGATCCCAACGCTACAATTGAGTGAAGATCTTCATTTGATGAACTGGAAGATGCAAACTCCTAGTGAAGAACAAGAGTATTTGGAGCTAGATGCGGAGATTTGGCCAGATACACCACTAGGATTTGAAAGGTTGTCCGAGTATAAGGGAAATCCACTTTGGACAGCCATAGTTGTTCGTGAAGTCACTTCCTCTACGATTGTGGGCAGCTTAATGGTATGGCAGGAAGAAGATAACGGGGTTATTGAAGATGTATTTGTACGTGAACCCTGGAGACATCGTGGAGTTGCGAAATATATGCTTATAACCGCGTTGAATTATTTGAAGGATCATGAACAACAATCCGTTAGATTAATGGCTTTAACTACCAATGACTCCGCTTTATCATTGTATGAATCCGTTGGTTTTGTAAGGGTCAAAGAAGAAATAAGATATTTTACAGAGCTTAGATAG
- a CDS encoding glycoside hydrolase family 73 protein, with protein MNSDAFIAKLAPSAVSQWLDSGISAALTIAQGALESNWGASGLTVKGNNLFGIKGKGSAGSIIMPTTEYVAGKPIKVNAAFCKYTSWDESVADHTRFLKGKRYANLLGKSGKEAAKVVAAAGYATDPSYANKLIALMDRYNLYQYDEERGDEPMTADEKRQFQALQDLVKNQSDRIAQLEKSNDMSLPDWAKDAVTAAVNFDTKNPIINTPNRESLPFYRLVTVLYRLGLFNKPKAS; from the coding sequence ATGAATAGCGATGCGTTTATCGCCAAACTAGCACCATCCGCTGTTAGCCAATGGCTGGATAGCGGCATTTCTGCAGCCTTAACCATCGCTCAAGGCGCTTTGGAATCCAATTGGGGCGCCAGCGGTCTGACCGTGAAGGGAAATAATCTGTTTGGTATTAAAGGTAAAGGTTCTGCAGGGAGTATCATCATGCCTACTACCGAATATGTGGCGGGGAAGCCGATAAAAGTAAACGCTGCTTTCTGCAAGTATACGTCTTGGGATGAATCTGTAGCAGATCATACTCGATTTTTAAAAGGTAAGCGTTATGCCAATCTTTTAGGAAAAAGTGGTAAAGAAGCAGCAAAGGTGGTTGCAGCCGCTGGCTATGCTACCGATCCTAGCTATGCTAATAAGCTGATTGCTCTGATGGACAGGTATAATCTCTATCAATATGATGAGGAGAGAGGAGATGAGCCTATGACGGCAGATGAGAAGAGGCAGTTCCAAGCTTTACAAGATTTAGTGAAGAATCAATCTGATCGGATCGCGCAATTAGAGAAGAGTAATGACATGAGCTTACCGGATTGGGCGAAAGATGCTGTTACGGCAGCCGTGAATTTCGACACAAAAAACCCGATTATTAACACACCGAATAGAGAAAGTCTCCCTTTTTACCGTTTGGTTACGGTTTTATATCGCTTGGGACTCTTCAATAAACCAAAAGCGAGCTAA